One Streptomyces sp. CNQ-509 DNA window includes the following coding sequences:
- a CDS encoding AAA family ATPase codes for MTAALIGRDHPAGVLRAEADRAADSHGGLVLVTGEPGIGKTSLVTAAVAEARRRGTLVLGGSCWASDSAPGYWPWVQVVRGLRRGVPAEEWAAAREAAGSGLDVLLGEEPAAGGRLEHGAPAERVRDDRGPHHEHDRDGAHDRAGAHDRDGAHDRSAAHPHDAARHHDAARGTDPAVVTGPPAGPGTDPAAAGTYADSFHLADAVTTALVAVSHHRPVIVVLDDLHWADPASLRLLEFAAQHTWFERLLLIGTYRDAEVDTPGHPLREQIAPLVAKATTLTLTGLDRAGTARLMARTAGRDPDEALAAEVHRRTGGNPFFIEQTARLWAGGASAEAVAPGVRDALQRRLQLLPAPVAELLVAAAVLGREFHRQVLAAAVGRPPGYVDRLLETAVAARLVVGRGAGLFAFAHDLVRETLYEDLDPAEARRRHAAVVRALDASPALSEKVFPADRARHAWEAGDELPAEQAVGLLRDAGQDAGSRLAFEEVVSHLRRAYERSAAASPRCRVLTALDLGGALLHAGKTADAWPLFEGAVRTAREQDDPEMLARVALGVFSAEGYCATIPQDQAEANRLLLREAHRALARSSHPASAGPDEDELTAGQMAAELSITLSVSARRGQDDEELGFGLWTRHNAIWGLGTAAERVALTEELITLAERAGNPAGRHMAVAMRWVALLELGDPRFAPTYRGYVEAAERSDVPSIRHTLVIDQSLVEALRGDFDAAERHIAQVVEMGRDTEHEHWIEMLDHHWWTIRMLQGRYAEAAEAAGRLTVAGHGFPAGLQALAELRRGDPEPALRLVAEGPPTDEQQNRGFFPLWLRLQAETAAATRDPELAASVRDALSPYRGQWLVAVYGWDVSGPVDYWLALVDAAEGRWAPAAAGFRAARRSADLMQARPWSVLARHGLAGVLREQGDPAAERLARETAAEAARLGMRLEAERPRTPPAEPAAEPPPPAAEFRYDGRVWTLTYAGRTVHLPDAKGLRDLHTLLSAPGTDLPAVRLLNPEGGEELAAAHRLGGDPVLDAEAKSRYRRRLELLDEEIDHATATGDDTRAAAYDRERAALLDELRAAAGLAGRTRRLGDEAERARKAVGARIRDALRKIAKDHPALAEHLKQSLSTGTTCTYHPQNPPPIWRL; via the coding sequence ATGACTGCTGCACTCATCGGACGAGACCACCCCGCGGGCGTGCTGCGCGCCGAGGCCGACCGGGCGGCGGACAGCCACGGGGGCCTCGTGCTGGTCACGGGCGAGCCGGGCATCGGCAAGACGTCGCTGGTCACCGCCGCGGTTGCGGAGGCGAGACGGCGGGGCACGCTGGTGCTCGGCGGCTCGTGCTGGGCCTCCGACAGCGCCCCGGGGTACTGGCCGTGGGTCCAGGTCGTGCGGGGGCTGCGGCGCGGTGTGCCGGCGGAGGAGTGGGCGGCGGCCCGCGAGGCGGCGGGCAGCGGGCTCGACGTGCTGCTCGGCGAGGAGCCGGCCGCGGGCGGACGGCTGGAGCACGGGGCGCCGGCCGAGCGCGTACGGGACGACCGCGGCCCGCACCACGAACACGACCGGGACGGGGCGCACGACCGCGCGGGGGCGCATGACCGGGACGGGGCGCACGACCGCTCCGCGGCACACCCCCACGACGCGGCGCGCCACCACGACGCGGCGCGCGGCACCGACCCCGCCGTCGTCACCGGCCCCCCGGCAGGACCCGGCACCGACCCGGCCGCCGCCGGGACGTACGCCGACAGCTTCCACCTCGCCGACGCCGTGACCACCGCCCTGGTCGCCGTCTCGCACCACCGCCCCGTCATCGTCGTCCTCGACGACCTGCACTGGGCGGACCCCGCCTCCCTGCGCCTGCTGGAGTTCGCCGCGCAGCACACCTGGTTCGAGCGGCTGCTGCTCATCGGCACGTACCGGGACGCCGAGGTCGACACCCCCGGCCACCCGCTGCGCGAGCAGATCGCGCCGCTGGTCGCCAAGGCCACCACCCTCACGCTCACCGGCCTGGACCGCGCGGGTACGGCCCGGCTCATGGCCCGTACCGCAGGCCGGGATCCGGACGAGGCGCTGGCCGCCGAGGTGCACCGGCGCACGGGCGGCAACCCCTTCTTCATCGAGCAGACCGCCCGCCTCTGGGCCGGCGGCGCCTCCGCGGAGGCCGTGGCGCCCGGGGTGCGGGACGCGCTCCAGCGCCGGCTGCAACTGCTGCCGGCGCCGGTCGCCGAGCTGCTGGTCGCCGCCGCGGTGCTCGGCCGCGAGTTCCACCGCCAGGTGCTTGCCGCCGCGGTCGGCAGGCCGCCCGGGTACGTCGACCGGCTGCTGGAGACCGCGGTCGCCGCCCGGCTCGTCGTGGGCCGGGGCGCGGGCCTCTTCGCCTTCGCGCACGACCTGGTGCGCGAGACGCTGTACGAGGACCTGGACCCCGCCGAGGCCCGCCGCCGGCACGCCGCGGTCGTACGCGCCCTGGACGCCTCGCCCGCGCTGAGCGAGAAGGTCTTCCCCGCGGACCGCGCCCGGCACGCCTGGGAGGCGGGCGACGAGCTGCCCGCCGAGCAGGCCGTGGGGCTCCTGCGGGACGCCGGGCAGGACGCCGGCAGCCGGCTGGCGTTCGAGGAGGTCGTCTCGCACCTGCGGCGGGCGTACGAGCGGTCCGCCGCCGCGTCGCCGCGCTGCCGGGTGCTCACGGCCCTCGACCTGGGCGGCGCCCTGCTGCACGCGGGCAAGACGGCCGACGCCTGGCCGCTCTTCGAGGGCGCCGTGCGCACGGCGCGGGAGCAGGACGACCCCGAGATGCTGGCCCGCGTCGCCCTCGGCGTCTTCAGCGCCGAGGGCTACTGCGCGACGATCCCCCAGGACCAGGCCGAGGCCAACCGCCTGCTGCTGCGCGAGGCGCACCGCGCGCTGGCCCGCAGCTCCCACCCGGCGTCCGCGGGGCCGGACGAGGACGAGCTGACGGCCGGCCAGATGGCCGCGGAGCTGAGCATCACCCTGTCGGTCAGCGCCCGCCGCGGCCAGGACGACGAGGAGCTGGGCTTCGGCCTGTGGACCAGGCACAACGCGATCTGGGGCCTGGGCACGGCCGCCGAGCGGGTGGCGCTGACGGAGGAGCTGATCACGCTCGCCGAGCGGGCGGGCAACCCCGCGGGGCGGCACATGGCCGTGGCGATGCGCTGGGTGGCGCTGCTGGAGCTGGGCGACCCGCGCTTCGCGCCCACGTACCGCGGCTACGTCGAGGCCGCCGAGCGCAGCGACGTGCCCAGCATCCGCCACACCCTGGTGATCGACCAGAGCCTGGTGGAGGCGCTGCGCGGCGACTTCGACGCCGCCGAGCGGCACATCGCGCAGGTCGTGGAGATGGGCCGGGACACGGAGCACGAGCACTGGATCGAGATGCTCGACCACCACTGGTGGACGATCCGGATGCTCCAGGGCCGGTACGCGGAGGCGGCCGAGGCGGCGGGCAGGCTCACCGTCGCCGGGCACGGCTTCCCCGCCGGGCTGCAGGCGCTGGCGGAGCTGCGCCGCGGCGATCCGGAGCCCGCGCTGCGGCTGGTCGCCGAGGGCCCGCCGACCGACGAGCAGCAGAACCGCGGCTTCTTCCCGCTGTGGCTGCGGCTCCAGGCGGAGACGGCGGCCGCGACCCGGGACCCGGAGCTGGCCGCGTCGGTGCGGGACGCGCTGTCGCCGTACCGCGGGCAGTGGCTGGTGGCGGTCTACGGCTGGGACGTGAGCGGCCCCGTCGACTACTGGCTGGCGCTGGTCGATGCGGCGGAGGGCCGCTGGGCCCCGGCCGCGGCCGGCTTCCGCGCGGCCCGCCGCTCGGCGGACCTGATGCAGGCCCGCCCCTGGTCAGTGCTGGCCCGCCACGGCCTGGCGGGGGTGCTGCGGGAGCAGGGCGACCCGGCGGCGGAGCGACTGGCGCGGGAGACGGCGGCGGAAGCGGCCCGCCTCGGCATGCGGCTGGAGGCGGAACGGCCCAGGACCCCGCCCGCGGAACCGGCGGCGGAGCCGCCGCCACCGGCCGCGGAGTTCCGCTACGACGGCCGGGTGTGGACCCTGACGTACGCGGGCCGGACCGTGCACCTCCCCGACGCCAAGGGCCTGCGCGACCTGCACACCCTCCTCTCCGCCCCCGGCACGGACCTCCCCGCCGTCCGCCTCCTCAACCCGGAGGGCGGCGAGGAACTGGCCGCCGCCCACCGCCTGGGCGGCGACCCGGTCCTCGACGCCGAGGCCAAGTCCCGGTACCGCCGCCGCCTCGAACTCCTCGACGAGGAGATCGACCACGCCACCGCCACCGGCGACGACACCCGCGCCGCCGCGTACGACCGCGAACGCGCGGCCCTCCTCGACGAACTCCGCGCCGCGGCCGGCCTCGCCGGCCGCACCCGCCGCCTCGGCGACGAGGCGGAACGCGCCCGCAAGGCGGTGGGCGCCCGCATCCGTGACGCCCTCCGCAAGATCGCCAAGGACCACCCGGCCCTGGCCGAGCACCTCAAACAGTCCCTCTCCACCGGCACCACCTGCACCTACCACCCCCAGAACCCGCCCCCCATCTGGCGCCTGTGA
- the rho gene encoding transcription termination factor Rho, with the protein MFEPVGNHGFLRVGSLQPGDDDVQVPANLVRRFGLRKGDLVEGGVLPAGGQAPKSGSGPGPGTASGSGSGKRRERDRGAAADRRSKVLALARVDRVAGLDPEAAARRPRFADLVPLHPTERLRLETPAGRLTNRVVDLLAPVGKGQRGLIVAPPKTGKTILLQHLADAIAVNHPECHLMVVLLDERPEEVTDMQRSVRAEVISSTFDRPAREHVAVAEMAIERAKRMVEGGQDVVILLDSLTRLCRAANNSAGAGGRTLTGGVDASALLIPKKLFGAARNIEDGGSLTILASALVETGSRGDDYYFEELKGTGNMELRLSRTLAERRIFPAVDVHASGTRREELLAAPGEVALLHRLRRVLGDRDAVQSMELLLERMKASGGNAEFLLHLGRTTPA; encoded by the coding sequence GTGTTCGAGCCCGTGGGCAACCACGGCTTCCTCCGCGTCGGCAGCCTCCAGCCGGGCGACGACGACGTGCAGGTGCCCGCGAACCTCGTCCGCCGCTTCGGCCTCCGCAAGGGCGACCTCGTGGAAGGCGGCGTCCTGCCGGCGGGCGGCCAGGCGCCGAAGTCCGGCTCGGGCCCCGGGCCGGGAACGGCCTCCGGGTCCGGCTCGGGCAAGCGCCGCGAGCGCGACCGCGGGGCCGCGGCCGACCGGCGGTCGAAGGTCCTCGCCCTCGCCCGCGTCGACCGCGTCGCCGGTCTCGACCCCGAGGCCGCCGCCCGCCGCCCCCGCTTCGCCGACCTCGTCCCCCTCCACCCCACCGAGCGGCTCCGCCTGGAGACCCCCGCTGGCCGGCTCACCAACCGCGTCGTCGACCTCCTCGCCCCCGTCGGCAAGGGCCAGCGCGGGCTGATCGTCGCCCCGCCCAAGACCGGCAAGACGATCCTGCTCCAGCACCTCGCCGACGCCATCGCCGTCAACCACCCCGAGTGCCACCTGATGGTCGTCCTCCTCGACGAACGCCCCGAGGAGGTCACCGACATGCAGCGCTCCGTACGCGCCGAGGTGATCTCCTCCACGTTCGACCGCCCCGCCCGCGAGCACGTCGCCGTCGCCGAGATGGCCATCGAGCGCGCCAAGCGGATGGTCGAGGGCGGGCAGGACGTCGTGATCCTGCTGGACTCGCTCACCCGGCTCTGCCGCGCCGCCAACAACAGCGCGGGCGCCGGCGGCCGCACCCTCACCGGCGGCGTGGACGCCTCCGCGCTGTTGATCCCCAAGAAGCTCTTCGGCGCCGCCCGCAACATCGAGGACGGCGGCTCCCTGACGATCCTCGCCTCCGCGCTGGTCGAGACCGGCTCCCGCGGGGACGACTACTACTTCGAGGAGCTGAAGGGCACCGGCAACATGGAGCTGCGTCTCAGCCGCACCCTCGCCGAGCGGCGCATCTTCCCCGCCGTCGACGTCCACGCCTCCGGCACCCGGCGCGAGGAACTGCTCGCCGCCCCCGGTGAGGTCGCCCTGCTGCACCGGCTCCGCCGGGTGCTCGGCGACCGCGACGCCGTGCAGAGCATGGAGCTGCTGCTGGAGCGGATGAAGGCGAGCGGCGGCAACGCGGAGTTCCTGCTGCACCTGGGGCGTACGACACCGGCGTGA
- a CDS encoding ATP-dependent Clp protease ATP-binding subunit produces the protein MSLSPLGSYGSSDPFSELLNRFFGMSPATSPPAVQRVPIGRLLTDSARELIGRAQRRAEEDGSVDLDTEHLLWACTQVDPARSVLAHAGADPDELARAVAEALPGEGSAASAEPELTPAAKRVLRGAVARSQANGTSYIGPEHILGALLDDPDAGAARLLGAYGTDTDRLRTGAEAATAHRAAGPATAAGRAAAPGGAQPQSETPTLDEYGRDITAEARAGRLDPVVGRAEEIEQTVEILSRRTKNNPVLIGEPGVGKTAIVEGLAQRIESGDVPQTLAGKRVVGLDLAGLVAGSKYRGEFEERLKKVIEEVKNTESSTILFIDELHTVVGAGSGGEGAMDAGNMLKPALARGELHVVGATTIDEYRKHVEKDAALERRFQPVLVPEPTVAETVQILEGLRDSYEAHHQVRFTDEALAAAAELSDRYVSDRFLPDKAIDLVDQAGARVRLRSMGRSTEVADREDRLAKLRREKDEAVAAERYEKASQLKERIAETEAELAGVEERREGVMEVTADDIAGVLSRSTGIPVAQLTESEKDKLLKLEDALHDRVVGQDEAVVAVAEAVRRGRAGMSDPDRPTGSFLFLGPTGVGKTELAKVLADLLFGDENRMIRFDMSEFQERHTVSRLLGAPPGYVGYDEAGQLTEKVRRRPYSVLLFDEIEKAHPDVFSALLQVLEDGRLTDAQGRTVDFRNTVVIMTSNIGAQRLLAHKGRVDEIRDELMEDLRGRFLPEFLNRIDEVIIFHGLTADDLASVVDLLLDRSRRRLRAQEVDLEVTEAAKKRLVALGHQPEFGARPLRRTLQRELDNRIANLLLDGSVRPGDTVLADVDGESGELVCTLARPRSSKAEKAEKAEKAEGAGAEREEGGPTGLRDAA, from the coding sequence ATGTCCCTCTCCCCCCTCGGCTCCTACGGCTCCTCCGACCCGTTCTCCGAGCTGCTCAACCGCTTCTTCGGCATGTCCCCCGCCACCTCGCCGCCCGCCGTCCAGCGCGTGCCCATCGGGCGGCTCCTCACCGACTCCGCGCGCGAGCTGATCGGCCGCGCCCAGCGCCGCGCCGAGGAGGACGGCAGCGTCGACCTCGACACCGAGCACCTGCTCTGGGCCTGCACCCAGGTGGACCCCGCGCGCTCCGTCCTCGCCCACGCCGGGGCCGACCCCGACGAGCTGGCCAGGGCCGTCGCCGAGGCGCTGCCGGGGGAGGGGAGCGCCGCGTCGGCGGAGCCGGAGCTGACGCCCGCGGCGAAGCGGGTGCTCCGCGGCGCGGTGGCCCGCTCGCAGGCCAACGGCACCTCGTACATCGGCCCCGAGCACATCCTCGGCGCCCTCCTCGACGACCCGGACGCCGGCGCCGCCCGGCTGCTCGGCGCGTACGGCACGGACACCGACCGGCTCCGTACCGGCGCGGAAGCCGCCACCGCCCACCGCGCCGCGGGCCCCGCCACGGCCGCGGGCCGCGCCGCCGCCCCGGGCGGTGCGCAGCCGCAGAGCGAGACCCCGACGCTTGACGAGTACGGCCGCGACATCACCGCCGAGGCGCGCGCCGGCCGGCTCGACCCCGTCGTGGGCCGCGCCGAGGAGATCGAGCAGACCGTCGAGATCCTCTCCCGCCGCACCAAGAACAACCCGGTCCTCATCGGCGAGCCCGGCGTCGGCAAGACCGCCATCGTCGAGGGCCTGGCGCAGCGCATCGAGTCGGGCGACGTGCCGCAGACGCTCGCCGGCAAGCGCGTCGTCGGCCTGGACCTGGCCGGTCTTGTCGCGGGCTCGAAGTACCGCGGCGAGTTCGAGGAGCGGCTGAAGAAGGTCATCGAGGAGGTGAAGAACACCGAGAGCAGCACGATCCTCTTCATCGACGAGCTGCACACCGTCGTCGGCGCGGGATCCGGCGGCGAGGGCGCCATGGACGCGGGCAACATGCTCAAGCCCGCGCTCGCCCGCGGCGAGCTGCACGTCGTCGGCGCGACGACGATCGACGAGTACCGCAAGCACGTCGAGAAGGACGCCGCGCTGGAGCGCCGCTTCCAGCCGGTGCTGGTGCCGGAGCCGACCGTCGCGGAGACCGTGCAGATCCTCGAAGGGCTGCGGGACTCGTACGAGGCACACCACCAGGTCCGCTTCACCGACGAGGCGCTGGCCGCCGCAGCCGAGCTGTCCGACCGCTACGTCTCCGACCGCTTCCTGCCCGACAAGGCCATCGACCTCGTCGACCAGGCGGGCGCGCGCGTCCGGCTGCGCTCGATGGGCCGCAGCACCGAGGTGGCCGACCGCGAGGACCGGCTGGCGAAGCTGCGCCGGGAGAAGGACGAGGCGGTCGCGGCGGAGAGGTACGAGAAGGCGTCGCAGCTCAAGGAGCGGATCGCCGAGACGGAGGCGGAGCTGGCGGGCGTCGAGGAGCGGCGCGAGGGCGTGATGGAGGTGACCGCGGACGACATCGCCGGGGTGCTGTCGCGCTCGACCGGTATCCCCGTCGCGCAGTTGACGGAGAGCGAGAAGGACAAGCTGCTGAAGCTGGAGGACGCCCTGCACGACCGGGTCGTCGGGCAGGACGAGGCGGTGGTGGCGGTCGCCGAGGCGGTACGCCGCGGGCGGGCCGGCATGAGCGACCCGGACCGGCCGACCGGTTCGTTCCTCTTCCTCGGCCCGACCGGCGTGGGCAAGACGGAGCTGGCGAAGGTGCTGGCGGACCTGCTCTTCGGCGACGAGAACCGGATGATCCGCTTCGATATGAGCGAGTTCCAGGAGCGGCACACGGTCTCGCGGCTGCTGGGCGCCCCGCCCGGCTACGTCGGCTACGACGAGGCCGGGCAGTTGACGGAGAAGGTGCGCAGGCGCCCGTACAGCGTGCTGCTCTTCGACGAGATCGAGAAGGCGCACCCGGACGTCTTCTCCGCACTGCTCCAGGTGCTGGAGGACGGGCGGCTGACGGACGCGCAGGGGCGGACGGTCGACTTCCGCAACACCGTCGTCATCATGACCTCGAACATCGGCGCCCAGCGGCTCCTCGCCCACAAGGGCCGTGTCGACGAGATCCGCGACGAGCTGATGGAGGACCTGCGCGGGCGCTTCCTGCCCGAGTTCCTCAACCGCATCGACGAGGTCATCATCTTCCACGGGCTGACGGCCGACGACCTCGCCTCGGTGGTGGACCTGCTGCTGGACCGCAGCCGGCGGCGGCTGCGCGCCCAGGAGGTCGACCTGGAGGTGACGGAGGCGGCGAAGAAGCGCCTCGTCGCGCTTGGGCACCAGCCGGAGTTCGGCGCCCGGCCGCTGCGCCGCACGCTCCAGCGGGAGCTGGACAACCGGATCGCGAACCTGCTGCTCGACGGCTCGGTACGGCCCGGTGACACGGTGCTGGCGGACGTGGACGGGGAGAGCGGCGAACTGGTGTGCACGCTGGCCCGGCCGCGGAGCTCGAAGGCGGAGAAGGCGGAGAAGGCGGAGAAGGCGGAAGGGGCCGGGGCGGAGCGCGAGGAGGGCGGGCCGACGGGGCTGCGGGACGCGGCGTAG
- a CDS encoding CGNR zinc finger domain-containing protein, whose protein sequence is MPPSPPPGHGFRPAQRLLDIANAVRRDPRIPRADLARILAAHGETPADLAPGVFSGADADALRGAARRMTAVLTEPDPDRAAAALNKVFAECGARPRLSRHGDHPWHLHVDRGDDAGWADWFLASGALALAQILTEYGQPAWGECAAPDCTVLYLGTGPGSARRYCSPACASRTRVAAHRRRRAEQAAGRTGPAGQPEPTGT, encoded by the coding sequence ATGCCCCCGTCCCCACCCCCCGGCCACGGCTTCCGGCCCGCGCAGCGGCTCCTCGACATCGCCAACGCCGTCCGCCGCGACCCCCGTATCCCCCGCGCCGACCTCGCCAGGATCCTCGCCGCCCACGGCGAGACGCCCGCCGACCTCGCGCCCGGCGTCTTCTCCGGCGCCGACGCCGACGCGCTGCGCGGTGCCGCCCGGCGCATGACCGCCGTGCTCACCGAGCCCGACCCCGACCGCGCCGCCGCCGCGCTCAACAAGGTGTTCGCGGAGTGCGGCGCCCGCCCGCGGCTCTCCCGGCACGGCGACCACCCCTGGCACCTGCACGTGGACCGCGGCGACGACGCCGGCTGGGCCGACTGGTTCCTCGCCTCCGGCGCCCTCGCGCTGGCGCAGATCCTCACCGAGTACGGGCAGCCGGCCTGGGGCGAGTGCGCCGCCCCCGACTGCACCGTCCTCTACCTCGGCACCGGCCCCGGCAGCGCCCGCCGCTACTGCTCCCCGGCCTGCGCCTCCCGTACGCGCGTCGCCGCCCACCGCCGCCGGCGCGCGGAACAGGCGGCCGGCCGCACCGGGCCGGCCGGGCAGCCGGAGCCGACCGGCACCTGA
- a CDS encoding MFS transporter, which translates to MGRVLRGYLATATCARLADDGMAVSVTLLALHRTGSAAQGAAVLAAWMAPHAVAAPLTGALAARARGAGAAFHVAALGLFAAAIAGVALTLGRAPVPVVLAVAALGGCCGPMVTGGLSSLLAGLVPDTGARARAYALDAATYNAAGIAAPAAVTATAGVWGTGPAMGTLAVSAAGAAGLATTLRAPRPAAGVPETTPDAGTRTGTAPDAGETEGAGDGPRPTADRNLRRHPRGPSSLWRELLGGLRVLWEIPALRGITAATSLAFVGIGGLAPAAVLLADERGYPGGGGVLLTVLAAGALAGALGAARRGPGVSDVRLAAVCLVGTGAALLGAAASAPYPLCVVLFCLAGLCDGPLLAATLRIRADHAPPAVRTQVFTLGAGLKTTAASAGAALTAAAASALSPAQLLAALAAFQLAGAVLLRGIDSSVGPGQLPEPSGS; encoded by the coding sequence ATGGGGCGGGTGCTGCGGGGGTATCTGGCCACGGCCACCTGCGCCCGGCTCGCCGACGACGGGATGGCCGTCTCCGTCACGCTGCTCGCGCTCCACCGGACCGGCAGCGCCGCGCAGGGCGCGGCGGTGCTCGCGGCGTGGATGGCGCCGCACGCCGTCGCCGCCCCGCTGACCGGGGCGCTCGCCGCGCGGGCGCGGGGTGCGGGTGCGGCGTTCCACGTCGCCGCGCTCGGCCTCTTCGCCGCCGCGATCGCGGGCGTCGCCCTCACGCTCGGCCGCGCCCCCGTGCCGGTGGTGCTGGCGGTGGCGGCGCTGGGCGGCTGCTGCGGACCGATGGTCACCGGCGGGCTGTCGAGCCTGCTCGCGGGCCTGGTCCCCGACACCGGCGCCCGCGCCCGCGCGTACGCCCTGGACGCGGCCACGTACAACGCGGCGGGCATCGCCGCCCCCGCCGCGGTGACGGCGACGGCGGGCGTGTGGGGTACGGGCCCGGCGATGGGGACCCTCGCCGTGTCGGCGGCGGGCGCCGCGGGCCTGGCCACGACCCTCCGGGCGCCGCGACCGGCCGCAGGGGTGCCGGAGACCACACCGGACGCCGGCACGCGGACGGGCACGGCGCCGGACGCCGGGGAGACGGAGGGTGCGGGGGACGGCCCCCGCCCCACCGCCGACCGGAACCTCCGCCGCCACCCCCGGGGCCCCTCCTCGCTCTGGCGCGAACTGCTCGGAGGGCTGCGGGTGCTGTGGGAGATACCCGCGCTCCGGGGGATCACCGCCGCCACCTCCCTCGCCTTCGTCGGCATCGGCGGACTCGCGCCCGCCGCCGTGCTCCTCGCCGACGAGCGCGGCTACCCCGGCGGTGGGGGCGTGCTGCTCACCGTGCTGGCCGCCGGGGCGCTCGCCGGGGCGCTGGGTGCCGCGCGGCGCGGGCCGGGGGTCTCCGACGTGCGGCTCGCCGCCGTCTGCCTCGTCGGTACGGGGGCGGCCCTCCTCGGCGCCGCCGCCTCCGCCCCGTATCCGCTCTGCGTGGTGCTCTTCTGCCTCGCCGGGCTCTGCGACGGGCCGCTGCTCGCCGCCACCCTGCGGATCCGCGCCGACCACGCGCCGCCCGCCGTGCGTACCCAGGTCTTCACCCTCGGCGCCGGGCTCAAGACCACCGCCGCCTCCGCCGGGGCCGCGCTCACCGCCGCCGCGGCCTCCGCGCTCTCGCCGGCCCAGCTCCTCGCCGCGCTCGCCGCGTTCCAGCTCGCGGGCGCCGTGCTCCTGCGCGGAATCGACAGTTCCGTAGGCCCGGGGCAACTCCCGGAACCGTCGGGGTCCTGA
- a CDS encoding SAM-dependent methyltransferase — MSQPSKPPVIDSSVPSSPRIWNFWMGGKDNYPVDKAVGEQGLAIDPDIGTMAKASRGFLIRAVAHLAREAGVRQFLDVGTGLPASENTHEVAQRIAPESRVVYVDNDPSVLRHAAALLQPVSAEGTVAYVDCDFHAPERIVEEARKTLDFGEPVAVMFMGVLGHARSYADMRRIVRTVTDAVPAGSYLILWDGTVDSKPYVALCEEYAKGSPDPYYPRTQAEISACFEGLEFVEPGFGKIADWRPDPAAEKRPEVAAYGGVARKP; from the coding sequence GTGTCGCAGCCCTCGAAACCCCCGGTGATCGATTCCAGCGTGCCGTCGTCGCCGCGGATCTGGAACTTCTGGATGGGCGGCAAGGACAACTACCCGGTCGACAAGGCGGTCGGCGAGCAGGGCCTGGCGATCGATCCGGACATCGGCACGATGGCCAAGGCGTCGCGCGGCTTCCTGATCCGGGCGGTGGCCCACCTGGCGCGGGAGGCGGGCGTGCGGCAGTTCCTCGACGTCGGCACGGGGCTGCCGGCGTCCGAGAACACCCACGAGGTCGCCCAGCGGATCGCGCCGGAGTCGCGGGTGGTGTACGTCGACAACGACCCGTCGGTGCTGCGGCACGCGGCGGCGCTGCTCCAGCCGGTGAGCGCGGAGGGCACCGTCGCGTACGTCGACTGCGACTTCCACGCCCCGGAGCGGATCGTCGAAGAGGCGCGGAAGACGCTGGACTTCGGCGAGCCGGTCGCCGTGATGTTCATGGGCGTCCTCGGCCACGCCCGCAGCTACGCCGACATGCGGCGCATCGTGCGGACGGTGACGGACGCGGTGCCGGCCGGCAGCTACCTGATCCTGTGGGACGGCACCGTCGACAGCAAGCCGTACGTGGCCCTGTGCGAGGAGTACGCCAAGGGCAGCCCGGATCCGTACTACCCGCGGACCCAGGCCGAGATCAGCGCGTGCTTCGAGGGCCTGGAGTTCGTCGAGCCGGGATTCGGCAAGATCGCCGACTGGCGGCCGGACCCGGCGGCGGAGAAGCGGCCGGAGGTGGCCGCGTACGGCGGCGTGGCGCGCAAGCCCTGA